A genomic window from Sphingobacterium spiritivorum includes:
- a CDS encoding helix-turn-helix transcriptional regulator, whose translation MKEIKVNRIKDVLEQKGATNNDLVRHLNVKKETVSRWVNNKQQPTVNTLNDIAEYLRVDIRDLLYPSNWKDSIIPPFEKDKNKKK comes from the coding sequence ATGAAAGAAATTAAAGTAAATCGAATAAAAGATGTTCTTGAACAGAAAGGAGCCACTAATAACGACTTGGTCAGGCATCTGAATGTAAAGAAAGAAACGGTTTCGAGATGGGTTAACAACAAGCAACAGCCTACTGTAAACACCCTAAATGATATCGCTGAATACCTGCGTGTAGATATCCGGGATCTGCTGTACCCCAGCAACTGGAAAGATAGCATCATCCCTCCTTTCGAAAAAGATAAGAATAAAAAGAAATAA
- a CDS encoding SEL1-like repeat protein yields MAHRIYTYNIDLKTRQNYPHYLGEWNYVIPELLFPLFSANPRSKGTRLYFEREPGIVALRQFYHLLAETYRLHNEKAYTEPVNTMFSFLENLPYDTFVMDATDVFNMNEEKHSNQAKDWVGEILEKNELYNKAIAEQDLSFLSDVLMQSGHASFLDMLQYDWINYGLGYWNEEAYKENGTEVFEQDQRYGLKDNKGNILVNPVYDDMYNFTNEGVAVVMKDDLYGYLKDTGELIIPCQYDDAFDAFLIEEELFATVVKQGKAGLIRLKTGESCIPIAYTDLEELYRGLFNANTNGVYTLLNSRNEQIIPGQSDFPYEFQYPDLVFKKEKGTALRHYYSLSGVYMGAFPEDVLCNISAGYYWVEPSKYQKKISVLNPEGVVFEEEIDRIIVLDNYSTIAYLKNKAWYIYDIRHQLMRLNGEGVERVGIDALNNYMPDVFIVTDKGANGLYDALQDKWLIPLSAENTKIEHCQLEFLRITQGAQMRYYDYNTTTMSPLYDYVCEGIDYQTQFLCLFAGDKMLTLDKERQIREVPNEQMGHLHENNHVLRGNDQRYFLDYYRNWTQCTGDGYESYFDQETLYTKGRRFARSGDMENAIRLYTLGAERGSVRMMFELGSIYTMDEQYQNIPLGVTYYERAAMEDSAAAWNDIGYLYQNGIGYPKDIERAMVAYQKAAELGDGLALVNLGDLYFYGHVEQDYDMALEYYKKAEKKRHPKVENLAEIYYQKKDYTNLLRYLRKDYGDTFSAIYYGILYDHGYGVKQNAKKAIQYYEKAMSQSQYFYGLERLLYYYKKDPAFIDSEKFKQWIAYAQEYDMEVSEEYK; encoded by the coding sequence ATGGCACATCGTATCTATACGTACAATATTGATCTGAAAACCAGGCAGAACTATCCCCATTATCTGGGTGAGTGGAATTACGTGATTCCCGAATTACTGTTTCCGTTATTTTCTGCAAATCCGCGAAGCAAGGGTACCCGACTTTATTTTGAGAGAGAGCCGGGGATAGTGGCGCTTCGTCAATTCTACCATCTCCTGGCTGAAACGTATCGGCTTCACAATGAAAAAGCATACACGGAGCCGGTAAATACGATGTTCAGCTTTTTAGAGAACCTGCCATACGACACTTTTGTTATGGATGCGACTGATGTGTTCAATATGAACGAGGAGAAGCATAGCAATCAGGCAAAAGATTGGGTAGGAGAGATTCTGGAAAAAAACGAGCTGTATAACAAGGCAATTGCTGAACAGGATCTGAGCTTCCTGAGTGATGTCCTGATGCAATCAGGTCATGCTTCATTCCTGGATATGCTTCAGTATGACTGGATCAATTATGGATTAGGATACTGGAATGAAGAGGCTTATAAAGAAAACGGAACTGAAGTTTTTGAGCAAGACCAACGTTACGGACTCAAAGACAATAAAGGGAATATTCTGGTAAATCCTGTTTATGATGATATGTACAACTTTACAAATGAAGGTGTAGCTGTCGTGATGAAAGATGATTTGTACGGATATCTCAAAGATACCGGAGAACTCATTATTCCCTGTCAGTATGACGATGCTTTTGATGCATTCCTGATCGAAGAAGAGCTGTTTGCAACTGTAGTGAAGCAAGGCAAGGCAGGACTTATCAGGTTAAAGACTGGTGAATCCTGTATTCCAATAGCTTATACTGATCTGGAAGAATTATACCGGGGGCTCTTTAATGCAAATACGAATGGAGTCTACACACTGTTAAATTCAAGAAATGAACAAATTATTCCCGGACAGAGCGATTTTCCTTATGAATTTCAATATCCCGATCTGGTGTTTAAAAAGGAAAAAGGTACAGCGCTTCGACATTATTACAGCTTATCCGGTGTTTACATGGGAGCCTTTCCGGAAGATGTATTGTGCAATATCTCAGCCGGTTATTATTGGGTAGAACCCAGCAAATATCAGAAGAAGATCAGTGTGCTGAATCCGGAGGGTGTCGTTTTTGAAGAGGAGATCGATCGGATTATTGTTTTGGATAATTACAGCACTATAGCTTATCTCAAGAACAAAGCCTGGTATATTTACGATATCCGGCATCAGTTGATGCGGCTGAACGGCGAAGGAGTCGAAAGGGTAGGGATTGACGCTTTAAACAATTATATGCCGGATGTATTTATTGTGACAGATAAGGGGGCTAACGGTCTTTACGATGCCTTACAAGACAAATGGCTGATACCGTTATCTGCTGAAAATACCAAGATCGAACATTGTCAACTCGAATTCCTCCGCATTACACAAGGAGCACAGATGCGTTATTATGATTATAATACGACGACGATGAGTCCGCTGTACGATTATGTGTGCGAAGGGATAGATTATCAAACACAATTTCTATGTCTTTTTGCCGGAGATAAAATGTTGACTCTGGACAAGGAACGCCAGATCAGGGAAGTCCCCAATGAGCAGATGGGACATCTGCATGAGAATAATCATGTGCTCAGAGGAAATGATCAGCGTTATTTTCTGGATTACTATCGAAACTGGACACAATGTACAGGTGATGGTTATGAATCTTATTTTGATCAGGAAACTCTTTATACAAAAGGAAGACGCTTTGCGCGCTCGGGGGATATGGAAAATGCAATCAGACTTTACACATTGGGAGCTGAACGAGGGAGTGTCCGCATGATGTTTGAACTTGGCAGTATCTATACAATGGATGAACAATACCAAAATATTCCCTTAGGTGTCACGTATTATGAAAGGGCTGCTATGGAGGATAGTGCAGCAGCATGGAATGATATCGGCTATCTATATCAGAATGGAATAGGCTACCCCAAAGATATAGAAAGGGCTATGGTTGCTTATCAAAAGGCAGCAGAGCTCGGAGACGGACTAGCGCTGGTCAATCTGGGAGATCTCTATTTTTATGGCCATGTAGAACAGGATTATGATATGGCATTGGAATATTACAAGAAAGCGGAGAAAAAGCGACATCCCAAAGTAGAGAATTTGGCAGAGATCTACTATCAAAAGAAAGACTATACAAACCTGTTGCGATATCTGAGAAAAGATTACGGAGATACATTTTCTGCCATATACTATGGTATACTTTATGATCATGGATATGGGGTGAAGCAAAACGCTAAAAAAGCAATTCAGTATTATGAGAAGGCCATGTCTCAGAGCCAGTATTTCTATGGTTTAGAAAGATTGTTATACTATTACAAAAAGGATCCGGCATTCATTGATTCTGAAAAATTTAAGCAATGGATTGCCTATGCGCAAGAATACGATATGGAAGTAAGTGAAGAATATAAATAA
- a CDS encoding nucleoside triphosphate pyrophosphohydrolase family protein, giving the protein MSKNNLDEIIRRSLELRKSYHSLEVQNHESKWTVEEDALAYLTDAGMVGRNIMSQQHRWPKSNSASELEHKLGENIWWLIVLANRSGIDIKDAVENFLTKTEKLVR; this is encoded by the coding sequence ATGAGTAAAAATAATCTTGATGAAATTATCCGTCGTTCTTTGGAACTTAGAAAGAGTTACCACAGTCTGGAAGTGCAAAACCATGAAAGTAAATGGACAGTAGAAGAAGATGCGCTGGCTTATCTGACGGATGCGGGTATGGTGGGAAGAAATATTATGTCTCAGCAACACAGATGGCCAAAAAGTAATTCGGCCTCAGAACTGGAACATAAACTGGGGGAAAATATCTGGTGGCTGATCGTACTGGCTAACCGAAGTGGCATCGATATCAAAGATGCAGTTGAAAATTTTCTGACCAAAACGGAGAAATTGGTTCGTTAA
- a CDS encoding leucine-rich repeat domain-containing protein: protein MKQLFNLILICLLPAYSMGQEIMMSPAIFNELKLKLTNDSVLFLNKATEINTFDLGKIKCIEITALNKQSPALDSDILDKIFNHTPHLEELVLHSNLTGLPEISSPGKKLRVLDLSRNNLEFIPEDIGQLTALEILRCDYNEHLKALPQSITQLSKLQLLSLYGTGFEEFPEEIFSLSTLTKLYVTGHPQIGTQVKTPKKINSIPDQFARLPELTDLSIRYTNISTLPASITKLLKLEELSLSGNAFKTFPDQLKAMKGLVIVDFGNNPVDPKTFINSLYNMKWRGLFYLHDLGLDKAQQEKIQTLLSTIDVYY from the coding sequence ATGAAACAGTTATTTAATCTGATCCTGATATGTTTATTGCCTGCCTATTCTATGGGGCAGGAGATAATGATGAGTCCTGCTATCTTCAATGAACTGAAATTAAAGCTCACAAACGACTCGGTACTTTTCCTCAATAAGGCAACAGAAATAAATACATTTGATCTCGGTAAAATCAAATGTATAGAGATCACTGCGTTAAATAAACAAAGTCCGGCATTGGATAGTGATATTCTTGACAAGATATTTAATCATACACCCCATTTAGAGGAGCTTGTTCTGCACTCCAATCTTACAGGTCTGCCGGAGATATCATCACCGGGCAAAAAATTACGTGTACTGGATCTTTCCAGAAATAATCTGGAGTTCATTCCTGAAGATATTGGTCAGTTGACTGCTCTTGAGATATTGAGATGTGATTATAATGAACATTTAAAAGCGCTGCCTCAATCTATAACACAATTGTCTAAACTGCAGCTCTTATCTCTCTATGGAACAGGGTTTGAAGAATTTCCTGAAGAAATCTTTTCTTTGTCAACTTTGACAAAACTATATGTAACGGGTCATCCGCAGATCGGAACTCAGGTAAAAACACCTAAGAAGATAAATTCGATACCGGATCAGTTTGCCAGACTCCCGGAACTGACGGATCTGAGTATACGATATACCAATATTTCTACTTTGCCTGCTTCTATAACAAAGCTGTTGAAACTTGAAGAATTATCATTGTCTGGCAATGCATTTAAGACATTTCCTGATCAACTAAAAGCAATGAAGGGATTAGTAATTGTAGACTTCGGAAATAATCCGGTAGATCCTAAAACCTTTATCAATTCGCTGTACAATATGAAGTGGAGAGGCTTATTCTATCTACATGACCTGGGACTGGATAAAGCGCAGCAGGAAAAAATACAAACCTTGTTATCTACTATAGATGTATATTACTAA
- a CDS encoding 2,3-butanediol dehydrogenase, with amino-acid sequence MSSMKAARWHAAKDIRVEETQIPVTGKQQVKIAVQYAGICGSDLHEYVHGPQLIPSEKPYPLNGHIGVTTLGHEFSGIVEEVGEGVNRVKKGDRVVVEPIFKNFDSPFIANGEYNLSEPLGFVGLTSNGGFAKYTVVEDYMVHKIPDSMSFEQGALVEPAAVAVYAVLQSGLRMGQTVLVSGAGPIGLLCVQAAIAAGAATVIVTDISEKRLEKAKDIGATTIINAADKDIPAQVRRITGIGVDVFLDAAGVQASFSSGIASLRNGGTAVLVALFGKPVEYSAYDQVVREITIKGIIAYRNIFPQVIAMIDSGRMPVEKLVTSKIGLDEIVPKGFEALVTNPSEVKILVEIK; translated from the coding sequence ATGAGTTCAATGAAAGCCGCAAGATGGCATGCCGCCAAAGATATCAGAGTAGAAGAAACGCAAATTCCGGTTACCGGTAAACAACAGGTAAAGATCGCCGTACAATATGCCGGTATATGTGGATCTGATCTGCATGAGTATGTGCACGGACCACAATTGATCCCTTCAGAAAAACCATACCCGCTTAACGGGCATATCGGTGTAACGACATTAGGCCATGAATTCTCCGGAATTGTAGAAGAAGTAGGAGAGGGCGTGAACCGTGTCAAGAAGGGTGATCGTGTAGTTGTAGAGCCTATTTTTAAAAATTTTGACAGTCCGTTTATTGCTAACGGAGAATACAATCTTTCCGAGCCACTCGGATTTGTCGGTCTGACCTCCAACGGAGGATTTGCAAAATATACAGTTGTGGAAGATTATATGGTTCATAAGATTCCGGATAGTATGAGCTTCGAACAGGGTGCACTGGTAGAGCCCGCAGCAGTGGCTGTATATGCCGTATTGCAAAGCGGGCTCCGGATGGGGCAGACTGTGTTAGTTTCAGGAGCAGGTCCCATCGGATTACTATGTGTACAGGCAGCCATAGCAGCCGGAGCTGCGACAGTGATCGTAACGGATATATCAGAAAAACGACTGGAGAAAGCAAAAGATATCGGAGCGACTACCATAATCAATGCCGCTGATAAGGATATTCCAGCCCAGGTTAGAAGGATCACAGGAATTGGTGTGGATGTATTTTTAGACGCAGCGGGTGTACAGGCTTCTTTCTCTTCCGGGATAGCCAGTCTGCGAAATGGTGGAACGGCTGTATTGGTAGCTCTGTTTGGAAAACCAGTTGAATACAGTGCCTATGATCAGGTGGTCAGAGAGATTACTATAAAAGGAATCATTGCCTATCGCAATATATTTCCTCAGGTCATCGCGATGATTGACAGCGGACGTATGCCGGTAGAAAAACTGGTGACAAGCAAAATCGGATTGGATGAAATTGTTCCAAAAGGTTTTGAGGCTTTAGTCACTAATCCGTCTGAAGTGAAAATTCTGGTAGAGATAAAGTAA
- a CDS encoding HEAT repeat domain-containing protein produces the protein MIRLRKTLLSLTCLSLVASSYGQEIIKPSVSSKTSFAIVVDQKTFNDLKPELMAYRQSVEQDGLGTYIIAHNWEKPEQIREQLQQLRKAKQPLEGTVLVGNIPVVMIRDAQYLTSAFKMNQKIRWDKSSVPSDRYYDDLDLKLNFIKQDTASERSNYFYYSLDATSPQYIEMDIYSARIKPPVEKGENPTDKIKAYLQKLVELRKVSNPLNDMIASTGHGYNSNSINSFAGDVLALKSQFPSLYLPGNSIKFLNFRNADFMKFNLLRELKREGLDFAFMTGHGTPTLQLINGYPLASNPQPSMENVGRYLRSKVRSAKEDGRDIEKVKEGFKTSLGVSDKWMNDAFEKAVIDSDSVFNDNLDVQIWDIRDAGIQAPLVYLNSCLTGSFHLDNYLAGYYPFSNNKNIAAIANSVGVLQDLWPAELMGTLQHGIRVGNWFKHIAYLETHILGDPTFHFTSSRGKEINEAIGTVAKASYWKNLLKEQDADLQSLALVYLQKQLPEAEMSALLKSTYFSSPFETTRMQAFALLRKYENEAYFTVLHAARQDSYEFIRRMVVYDLGEFGGDDFAKDLIAFYVSDPHSERINYRLRTNMTFFNPELLKTEINNQVRQNKGINNASALSAQLIKDIDYNQSKVDKMQATILDKNTAEKERLAEITTLRLYRYHRVVPAVLKVIEDASESEVLRITALEAMSWFPLSYQREAIFRTCDALLQDSKVPPAVKEQALKTKHVMKKESI, from the coding sequence ATGATAAGATTGAGAAAAACACTTCTTTCCCTAACCTGCCTGTCACTGGTGGCAAGTAGTTACGGACAAGAAATAATCAAACCTTCCGTTTCCTCCAAAACCAGTTTTGCTATTGTCGTTGACCAAAAGACGTTCAATGATCTAAAACCTGAATTAATGGCCTATCGCCAATCAGTAGAACAAGATGGATTAGGCACATACATTATTGCTCACAACTGGGAAAAACCGGAGCAGATACGGGAGCAGCTGCAACAACTCCGCAAGGCTAAGCAACCACTGGAAGGCACTGTATTAGTAGGTAATATCCCTGTGGTGATGATACGTGATGCACAATATCTGACTTCAGCATTCAAAATGAATCAGAAAATCCGCTGGGACAAATCCTCAGTTCCTTCGGATCGCTATTATGATGACCTGGATCTGAAACTCAACTTCATAAAACAAGATACCGCAAGTGAACGGAGCAATTATTTTTATTACAGTCTGGATGCCACTTCTCCGCAATATATTGAAATGGATATTTATTCAGCCCGAATAAAACCTCCTGTTGAAAAGGGTGAGAATCCGACGGATAAAATTAAAGCCTATCTGCAAAAACTCGTGGAGTTGCGTAAAGTCAGCAATCCGCTTAATGATATGATCGCATCTACAGGACATGGTTATAATTCAAATTCCATAAATTCCTTTGCAGGAGATGTACTGGCGTTGAAATCACAATTTCCGTCACTCTATCTTCCCGGGAATTCCATCAAGTTTCTAAACTTCCGCAACGCAGATTTTATGAAGTTCAATCTGTTACGTGAACTGAAACGCGAAGGACTGGATTTTGCATTTATGACAGGCCACGGCACTCCGACCCTTCAATTGATCAACGGATATCCGCTTGCTTCCAATCCGCAGCCTTCTATGGAGAATGTCGGAAGATACCTGCGCTCAAAGGTCAGATCTGCTAAAGAAGACGGCAGGGATATAGAAAAAGTTAAGGAAGGATTCAAAACCTCTCTGGGTGTTTCGGACAAATGGATGAATGATGCGTTTGAAAAAGCGGTAATTGATTCCGATTCGGTCTTTAATGATAATCTGGATGTGCAGATCTGGGATATTCGTGATGCCGGCATCCAGGCGCCGCTAGTATACCTCAACTCCTGTCTTACAGGCTCATTTCATCTCGACAATTATCTGGCAGGTTATTATCCCTTCTCCAATAATAAAAATATTGCCGCTATCGCTAACAGCGTAGGTGTATTGCAGGATCTGTGGCCAGCAGAACTCATGGGAACACTGCAGCACGGGATACGCGTAGGAAACTGGTTTAAGCATATTGCTTATCTGGAAACTCATATTCTGGGAGATCCTACTTTTCATTTCACCTCCTCCAGAGGCAAAGAAATTAATGAAGCTATAGGTACTGTAGCAAAAGCATCCTACTGGAAGAATCTGCTGAAAGAGCAGGATGCTGACCTGCAATCTCTGGCATTGGTATACTTACAAAAACAGCTCCCTGAAGCTGAAATGTCAGCGTTACTGAAATCTACTTATTTCAGCTCTCCTTTTGAAACTACCCGTATGCAGGCTTTTGCTTTGCTGCGCAAGTATGAAAATGAGGCTTACTTTACGGTCTTACATGCTGCACGTCAGGATTCGTATGAATTTATCAGAAGAATGGTAGTGTATGATCTGGGAGAATTCGGAGGAGATGATTTTGCAAAAGATCTGATTGCCTTTTATGTAAGCGATCCACATTCTGAACGCATCAACTATCGTCTGCGTACAAATATGACTTTCTTTAATCCGGAACTGCTCAAAACGGAAATCAATAATCAGGTAAGACAGAATAAAGGAATCAACAATGCATCCGCTTTAAGTGCACAACTGATTAAAGATATAGATTATAATCAAAGTAAGGTCGATAAGATGCAGGCTACTATTCTGGATAAGAATACAGCGGAAAAAGAGCGTCTGGCTGAAATCACCACCCTGAGACTTTACCGTTATCACCGTGTAGTACCTGCTGTGCTGAAAGTAATAGAAGATGCTTCTGAATCTGAAGTCTTACGCATAACAGCTCTGGAAGCCATGAGTTGGTTTCCGCTATCCTACCAGCGCGAAGCTATCTTCCGCACCTGTGATGCTTTATTACAGGACAGCAAAGTACCTCCTGCTGTAAAGGAACAGGCATTGAAGACTAAGCATGTCATGAAAAAGGAATCCATTTAA
- a CDS encoding WG repeat-containing protein translates to MRSIRTLLILITVFMQVYVNAQTEPVLVPVNDRKQGYIGYYLEDGTEVVPPQFCTATYLIEDKYYIVSRAEHDHYPDGRRKEEHIPGTEKYGLLNSKGKVIIPLDNNYSFVTVNNGVITVGKNDTYGVVDEENKITVPLQYASLDPIDANLIVAEWNNKAGIIDIHNNVKVAFEFDRIYPFEKGSDGRLLAMVEIAHKTAVIDPMGKYILQPSDISVYYLTPVSFVIKEGEKYGLMDYDKKVLIPAIYTDAYKTENELQFKKDDHYYYFSFGGKLIRKEKIEESYKSVD, encoded by the coding sequence ATGAGATCTATACGAACACTGCTTATTCTGATAACGGTATTCATGCAAGTGTATGTAAATGCACAGACGGAACCTGTATTAGTACCCGTGAATGACAGAAAGCAGGGATATATTGGTTATTATCTTGAAGACGGAACAGAAGTCGTTCCTCCGCAATTTTGTACGGCAACCTATCTTATCGAAGACAAATACTATATTGTATCAAGAGCGGAGCACGATCATTATCCGGACGGACGGAGAAAGGAAGAACATATTCCCGGTACTGAAAAATATGGATTACTCAACAGCAAGGGCAAAGTTATCATTCCGTTGGATAACAATTACAGTTTTGTAACCGTTAACAATGGCGTCATTACTGTTGGAAAGAATGATACATATGGGGTCGTGGACGAAGAGAATAAAATAACAGTGCCTTTACAATATGCGTCCTTAGATCCGATCGATGCGAATCTGATTGTTGCTGAGTGGAATAACAAAGCAGGCATTATCGATATTCATAATAATGTGAAGGTTGCGTTTGAATTTGATAGAATTTATCCTTTCGAAAAGGGTAGTGACGGACGTCTGTTAGCTATGGTCGAAATAGCTCATAAAACTGCTGTAATCGACCCGATGGGGAAATATATTCTTCAACCTTCAGATATTTCTGTTTACTATCTTACTCCGGTATCATTTGTTATAAAGGAAGGGGAGAAGTACGGACTAATGGATTATGATAAAAAAGTGCTTATACCTGCTATATATACCGATGCCTACAAGACAGAGAATGAGCTGCAGTTTAAAAAAGATGATCACTACTATTACTTTAGCTTTGGCGGTAAATTGATTCGTAAAGAAAAGATCGAAGAATCTTATAAATCTGTAGACTGA
- a CDS encoding YqjF family protein — MNAIQQLLTDIGHRPWNMPASKWQYYQEWNDALFLHFEIDYTHLRKLVPAHLHIDSFDGKYYISLVAFKMQNIRPRNLPAVGFISDFYEINVRTYIDNDQKKGVYFIHIEAEKALSAFVARTLSGLPYEKSGIARKTDQYTNDNIKKNFNLHSDFSILDKVSEKSQLDLWLTERYCLYLERKSQLWRYDIHHKEWEIHNVHMNNLLVDYNFGGIKLSPSTMIKVHYSPGVKVVSWKAEKL; from the coding sequence ATGAATGCCATTCAACAGTTACTAACGGATATAGGACACAGACCCTGGAATATGCCTGCTTCGAAATGGCAATATTATCAGGAATGGAACGATGCTTTATTTTTGCACTTTGAAATTGATTATACCCATCTTCGTAAGTTGGTTCCGGCTCATTTGCATATCGATAGTTTTGATGGAAAATATTACATCTCATTGGTTGCTTTTAAGATGCAGAATATACGCCCCCGCAATCTGCCTGCAGTAGGGTTTATATCCGATTTTTATGAAATAAATGTCCGCACCTACATTGATAATGACCAGAAAAAAGGGGTATACTTTATTCATATAGAAGCTGAAAAAGCACTTTCTGCATTTGTGGCCCGAACACTGTCCGGACTTCCGTATGAAAAGTCGGGAATAGCACGCAAAACAGATCAGTATACCAACGATAACATAAAAAAGAATTTCAACCTGCATTCAGACTTCAGTATTCTCGATAAGGTATCCGAAAAATCTCAACTGGATCTGTGGCTGACAGAGCGGTACTGTCTTTATCTGGAAAGAAAATCCCAATTATGGAGATATGATATCCACCACAAAGAATGGGAAATTCACAATGTTCATATGAACAATCTGTTGGTTGACTATAATTTCGGGGGTATAAAACTTTCCCCATCAACAATGATTAAAGTACACTATTCTCCCGGGGTAAAAGTGGTCTCCTGGAAAGCAGAGAAGCTTTAG
- a CDS encoding AAA domain-containing protein encodes MTYFEELAKLLEKEQKHDKEEYQQLLQTQSLAKRRQAGLCWYPIMIRNEEIGLGDYIQIIIQRTVKDELTHRFRYGMPVALFSNHNPSADRIFGTIGYLNGDEMKISLRVDELPDWVRSGKLGVDLLFDENSYQEMFKALKRADAARDDKKMAPLIHLLTDQQVHDYDHIVSDQEISSMDGLNEYQLKAVNQIVNSPHLTIVHGPPGTGKTTTLVHGIKALLQKYPDQILVTAPSNTAVDLLTEKLHETGVRVVRIGNPVKVSEQLHELTLDGKLESHPMQKELKTIRKKADVFRDMAKKYKRNFGKAERDQRKALFQEAKNLMKEAEQIAQYIQKDILDVAQVITATLVGSNHSAIQDRTYAAVFIDEAGQALEPACWIPILKSDKLILAGDHLQLPPTIKSKDSSVKAFHETLMEKLVHAYPSYVCLLRQQYRMHQDIMQYPSAALYNNTLFAEPSIAQQELSPGDNAFLFIDTAGAGFDEVQEDTAISNIEEANFLIRHLKQYLAAFKKDENINLFPNIGLISPYRQQVLLLKELIRNDEMKISVPVQVQTIDGFQGQERDIIYISLTRSNAEGQIGFLNEIRRMNVAMTRARYKLIIIGDSSTIGQHPFYAGMIQYAESIDAYKSVWEWM; translated from the coding sequence ATGACGTATTTTGAAGAACTTGCCAAGTTATTAGAGAAAGAACAAAAACACGACAAAGAAGAGTATCAACAACTTTTACAGACGCAGTCTTTAGCCAAACGGAGACAGGCAGGACTGTGCTGGTATCCGATTATGATTCGTAATGAAGAGATCGGATTAGGAGACTATATTCAGATTATAATTCAGCGGACAGTAAAGGATGAGCTGACACATCGGTTCAGATACGGAATGCCAGTAGCCCTGTTCTCTAATCACAATCCGTCTGCAGATCGTATCTTCGGTACCATAGGCTATTTAAACGGAGATGAGATGAAGATTTCTCTGCGGGTGGATGAATTGCCGGACTGGGTGAGGTCGGGGAAACTTGGTGTGGATCTCCTGTTTGATGAAAACAGCTATCAGGAAATGTTCAAGGCATTGAAACGGGCTGATGCTGCCCGGGATGATAAGAAGATGGCACCGCTTATCCATTTGCTGACTGATCAACAGGTTCACGATTATGATCACATTGTTTCTGATCAGGAGATCAGCTCAATGGACGGATTAAATGAGTATCAGTTAAAAGCTGTAAATCAGATAGTAAATTCGCCGCACCTTACCATTGTACATGGCCCTCCGGGCACAGGTAAGACCACGACTTTGGTACACGGTATTAAAGCTCTTCTGCAGAAATATCCCGATCAGATTCTGGTCACGGCACCAAGTAATACAGCCGTAGATCTGCTGACCGAAAAACTTCATGAAACTGGTGTGAGAGTAGTACGCATAGGTAATCCTGTAAAAGTATCCGAACAGTTGCATGAGTTAACGCTGGACGGTAAACTGGAAAGTCATCCTATGCAAAAGGAATTAAAAACAATCCGGAAAAAGGCGGATGTTTTTAGAGATATGGCTAAGAAATATAAACGAAACTTTGGAAAAGCCGAACGTGATCAACGGAAAGCACTCTTTCAGGAAGCGAAGAATCTAATGAAAGAAGCTGAACAGATTGCCCAATATATACAAAAAGATATTCTGGATGTGGCTCAGGTCATTACTGCCACTCTGGTAGGTTCCAATCATTCTGCTATCCAGGACAGAACTTATGCAGCCGTATTTATTGATGAAGCCGGGCAGGCTCTGGAACCTGCCTGCTGGATTCCAATTCTAAAATCTGACAAGCTAATCCTTGCAGGAGATCATCTTCAGCTGCCACCGACAATCAAATCAAAAGATTCTTCGGTAAAAGCATTCCACGAAACACTTATGGAAAAACTGGTGCATGCATACCCATCCTATGTATGCCTCCTGCGGCAACAATACCGTATGCATCAGGATATCATGCAATACCCATCTGCAGCACTCTATAACAATACGTTATTTGCAGAACCATCAATAGCACAGCAAGAGCTTTCGCCAGGCGACAATGCTTTTCTGTTTATCGATACTGCCGGAGCAGGATTTGATGAGGTGCAGGAAGATACAGCAATCTCAAATATAGAAGAGGCAAATTTCCTGATCCGTCATTTAAAACAATATTTGGCAGCATTCAAAAAGGATGAAAATATCAACCTGTTTCCAAATATAGGTCTGATCTCACCTTACAGACAACAAGTATTGCTGCTAAAGGAACTGATTCGTAATGATGAAATGAAAATCTCCGTACCTGTACAAGTACAAACGATAGATGGTTTTCAGGGACAAGAACGTGATATTATCTATATCTCACTGACACGCAGTAATGCTGAAGGTCAGATCGGATTTCTGAATGAAATACGGCGTATGAATGTAGCAATGACCCGTGCCCGATACAAACTGATTATTATCGGTGATAGTTCCACTATTGGTCAGCATCCTTTTTATGCCGGTATGATCCAATATGCTGAATCCATAGATGCCTACAAAAGTGTCTGGGAATGGATGTAA